GCAGTTCTTTCGCCCGCGCAACTGCCTCCACGCCATCCGCTGCCTCGCCGCACACGTGCCAGTCGGGGCGTTTCGCAAGGAGTGAAGTTATTGCACGCCTGACCGGTTCATGATCGTCAACAACCAGGATTCGTAATGCCATCTTCCATGCGTCCACAACCGCAGGATTCCACGAAAAGCCACACGACCGATGAGGTGTTCTGGGATAAGGAGACAACTCAGGGCATCCCGGACCTGCTCTCCCAAAGACATAATGCGGCACAGACAACTGAGCGGCATATACGTTGTTCTCTGTATTGACCAGAAGCCAAATGAGTCTTCTAAGATTCTGCCGGGCGTCTCACGACATATCCTCAATAGCTCCGGCTGCGGACCTTCCATTACGAATGGGTCAATCAATGCAGAGAGGTCCGCGGATCTTCCGTTGCGAATCGGTCAATTATTGGAAGGAGGTCCGTCTATTGGGAGCAGGTCCCCCCCCGGATTCGCCCCGGGTCCCCAGCTTGCGCCGGGCGCGAAGGGTAAAAAGATTCGTCGCATGCAACAGTCAAAATGTTGCCCAAAGACTCTAGGTTTTTATGGCGGAAGCGTGTGCGAGTCGAACGCACCATTGCCGGGACAAACCCGACAATCGCCGGTTTTGAAGACCGGGAGGATCACCGGACCCCATGCGCTTCCGCGGCCGGCCAGCCGCTTGGAATCGCGCGGCCATCCGATTGTAAACGAGGTGCGGCGTTACTCACCCATTCGCTCATCAAGCACATGGATCACGGTGTTCCGGCCTAAACATGGCCACGGATTAGCACCCATCTTCGCGGATTTCGTTTATTTGAGATTTCAAGCCGTGAGAATCCGCGCAATCGGTGGCTTTCTTACCGGATCCTGGCTTCCGCCCTTAACGATTGCGACTGGTTCGTCACAGTTACAGCTGTTTCGCCTGTCAGGTAAGTGCTCCTACGGATGCCGCATCCAATCGTCTTGCAAGCCGTGCCGCAACCTTGAAGGTGATCAGCCGGCACTTGCGAGATGAAGCGGGCAGACCGCCGCCGCCCAACTTCTCCAGCAGGCGTAGTGCGAGATGGCACCAGTGGCAATGGTAAACACCATGAACGCTTCAACAAAGATTTATGAGGAGGCGTTATGTCAGGTCACCCTTTGAGCCTTGACCAGCGAATCTCCCGGTGCGATCTTCTTGCGAATGTGATATTCGTGTAAGCGTCTGAGCGGCTTTCGCCAAACTTTTCTTAGGCGCCCACATCCACGCCGCTGGATACGAGACTGCAGCCATGATGGTCACCGAAATGTCCGAGAAGGAATGCCGCGAAGTTCTGATGCGGGCTTCGCTGGGCAGGCTGGCCTGCTCCCTCGATGGTCAGCCCTATATAGTTCCCGTCTATTTTGCTTACGAGGCTGATTACGTCTACGTGCTCTCCACCCTTGGACAAAAGATCGAGTGGATGCGGGCGAATCCGAAGGTATGTTTAGAAGTCGAGGAAATCAAGAGCCAGTCTCAGTGGATGACGCTGGTCGCCACCGGGCTATACCAGGAACTGCCCGAGCCGCAATATGCGGATGAGCGCGAGCATGCCCGCGAGCTGCTGGAGAAACATCATCATTGGTGGCTGAATGCAATGGCAGAACGGCAGTTGAAGTCAGCTGACCATCTGATTGCCCCTATCTTTTTCCGCATTCACCTTGATTCCATGACCGGCCTACGCGCCCAACCCGGAGACTGAAGTTTGTGAACCCTAGAGCGACTTCTTGCTCAAATACCAGTCGGTGATTTGCAGGCCGTTCTTGCCCGCAACCCGAGCCTCGGCCTCCGCTTGGGTAGCCGGGGCTGCCACCACCACCGGATCTCCCGGTTTCCAGTTCGCCGGAGTCGAGATCCCGTTCTTGTCGGCGACCTGCAACGCATCGATAACCCGAATCAGTTCATCCACGTTCCGCCCCAGCGACATCGGGTAATAGAGTATGGCCCGGATCACTCCCTTGGGATCGATCATAAACACCGCCCGGACAGTTGCTGTGTCGCTCACCGACTCGTGCACCATGCCGTAGGCGCGCGCAACCTTCTGATCCAGATCAGCCAGCACTGGGAAGGGCACCTTCACTCCCGCTTTTTCTTCGATATTACGCACCCACGCGATGTGCGAGTACACGCTGTCAATCGACAAGCCGAGCAACTGCACGTTGCGCTTTTCGAAATCTGCGCTTCGCTCTGCGAACGCAATGAACTCGGTGGTGCAGACGGGCGTGAAATCGGCGGGATGGGAGAACAACATCACCCATTTGCCTTGGCGGGTGAAGTCCGTCAACCGGACAACGCCATACGTCGACTTGGCCTCGAAGTCCGGAGCCAGTTCATTGATCTTGGGCATGCGCGGCACGGCTGTCGTTTCAATATTCATGATTCTGCTCCTTCGACCCAGGCCATTCGCTCTGCTTGAGAGGCAGTTAGCGCAACATTCGTCCTTGATCCTGTCACTGCCACTGAATGAGGACCTTGATTATGATCTGCAACTTGCGGAACTGATCTGGGGGAGGAGGAGACCGTTCGCACCGCCCACTGCTCATTCCGCCGGCTGGCGCTCTTATGCGCTAACCCCAGCGCTTGGCTACAACAACAGGATTAGCCGGAAACTGAAAAGTCTGCGTGTGGCTTTTAGACTACGCCTCCCTGCGGGGGAGGGTCAAAACCAGGCATTGTAGAATTGCTGCATCGATTCATCTCTTGTCCGAATCTTACGATTCAAAGTTATGCATTCCCTTCCCTTTGTCCAGGTTGATGTCTTCACCGCCAAGCCGCTCGAAGGCAACCAGTTGGCGGTATTCACGGATGCCCGCAGCCTCACCAGCGAACAAATGCAAGCCATCGCGCGGGAGATGAACTTCTGCGAGACCACTTTTGTAATTCCCAACGGCGAGGAACCGCCTTCAGGCCTCGGCCACGCCTCCAAGGTGCGCATCTTCACCGTGGCGGAAGAGCTGCCCTTTGCCGGTCACCCCACCTTGGGAACGGCCGCTGTGCTGCGTGCAACCAGCGGTTCGGATGTGATCTGGCTCGATCTAAGAGTGGGCAAAATTCCCGTCCATTTTGAAACGGATGACGCCGGAACTGTTTTTGGTGAAATGCAGCAGCGCGATCCCGAGTTTGGTTCCATCCACTCCCGCGAAGACGTCGCCCGCTGCGTGGGTCTTGCGCGCGATGACATTCGTGACGATCTGCCCATTCAGACTGTCTCCACTGGCCTGTCCTTCGTGATCGTGCCCCTGCGCTCTCTGAAGGTGATTCAAGACCTCCATATCAACTTCCATCAGGCGGCTGAGTATCTGCGGCACACCGACGGCAAGTTCTTCTACTTCGTCTCGCGCGAGACCGTTGATCCTCGGACCCATCTCCACGCACGCATGATCTTCTACAACGGCGAAGATCCCGCGACTGGCTCCGCCGCCGGTGCCTGCGCCGCATGGATGGTCAAGTATGGTGTGGCCCAACCCGGCGAGCGCGTATTGATCGAACAGGGACTGGAGATTAAACGTCCCAGCCGGATTTTTGTGCGTGGTGAGCGAGAGGGTGACCGGGTAATTAACATTCGCGTGGGTGGAAACACGGTCGAGGTAGCGCGCGGCGAACTGAATTTCTGAGCCTCACAGCCACTCGGTCTTCAGATTCGAGTTCCGTTCCTGCACCACAGCAGCAACAAAGAAATTTTCACGTCATGTTTGCATGCTTGCCACTTTACAGTTTGCGGTGGTGTCTTTAGGATGCGTGAGCCTGGTTGGATTCGCCACAGAAAAAACAAAACTAAAAAGAAAG
This genomic window from Terriglobales bacterium contains:
- a CDS encoding pyridoxamine 5'-phosphate oxidase family protein → MMVTEMSEKECREVLMRASLGRLACSLDGQPYIVPVYFAYEADYVYVLSTLGQKIEWMRANPKVCLEVEEIKSQSQWMTLVATGLYQELPEPQYADEREHARELLEKHHHWWLNAMAERQLKSADHLIAPIFFRIHLDSMTGLRAQPGD
- a CDS encoding peroxiredoxin; translated protein: MNIETTAVPRMPKINELAPDFEAKSTYGVVRLTDFTRQGKWVMLFSHPADFTPVCTTEFIAFAERSADFEKRNVQLLGLSIDSVYSHIAWVRNIEEKAGVKVPFPVLADLDQKVARAYGMVHESVSDTATVRAVFMIDPKGVIRAILYYPMSLGRNVDELIRVIDALQVADKNGISTPANWKPGDPVVVAAPATQAEAEARVAGKNGLQITDWYLSKKSL
- a CDS encoding PhzF family phenazine biosynthesis protein, coding for MHSLPFVQVDVFTAKPLEGNQLAVFTDARSLTSEQMQAIAREMNFCETTFVIPNGEEPPSGLGHASKVRIFTVAEELPFAGHPTLGTAAVLRATSGSDVIWLDLRVGKIPVHFETDDAGTVFGEMQQRDPEFGSIHSREDVARCVGLARDDIRDDLPIQTVSTGLSFVIVPLRSLKVIQDLHINFHQAAEYLRHTDGKFFYFVSRETVDPRTHLHARMIFYNGEDPATGSAAGACAAWMVKYGVAQPGERVLIEQGLEIKRPSRIFVRGEREGDRVINIRVGGNTVEVARGELNF